A single Spiroplasma floricola 23-6 DNA region contains:
- the potB gene encoding spermidine/putrescine ABC transporter permease, whose amino-acid sequence MNNLDNEKNIIDQQNNVEVEKELDDIENIESEGTEIEIEVPKIKFKDKVADFKIVKGLKGKVWPILLPFMVVMGFLVVLPLLGIIIFSIVEATGNSIKFKLDFSNFVNLLTSGSILYVLFLSLLYAFVASIICVACAYPIALIMAQLKNKMLAKNVWVLVTLPIWISMILKILGLRSLFLLISPSALGTPIAVIIGMVYMFLPFAISPIYNAIENQDRNYYLAALDLKASKSKAFWHTTFRQSLPGVFAGFTLVLIQAATSLLIVRYMGDGKIKLITSIIENYFFRGTDFTFGATIAIVLALLLFAIMGIMKLISNKFEVKGASKKWKNSSNQVTS is encoded by the coding sequence ATGAATAATTTAGACAACGAAAAAAACATTATTGATCAACAAAATAATGTTGAAGTTGAAAAAGAATTAGACGACATTGAAAACATTGAATCTGAAGGAACAGAAATAGAAATAGAAGTACCAAAAATTAAATTTAAAGATAAAGTAGCTGATTTTAAAATAGTAAAAGGACTTAAAGGAAAAGTTTGACCTATATTATTGCCTTTTATGGTAGTTATGGGATTTTTAGTTGTGCTTCCTTTATTAGGAATTATTATATTCTCAATTGTTGAAGCAACAGGCAATAGTATAAAATTTAAATTAGATTTTTCAAATTTTGTAAATCTTTTAACATCAGGATCTATTCTTTATGTCTTATTTTTATCTTTACTTTATGCTTTTGTTGCAAGCATAATTTGTGTAGCTTGTGCATATCCAATAGCTTTGATTATGGCACAATTGAAAAATAAAATGCTTGCAAAAAATGTATGAGTGTTAGTAACTTTGCCAATTTGAATAAGTATGATTTTAAAAATACTTGGACTTAGAAGTTTATTTCTATTAATTTCTCCAAGTGCTTTAGGAACTCCAATTGCAGTCATTATAGGTATGGTTTATATGTTTTTACCTTTTGCCATATCTCCAATTTATAATGCAATTGAAAATCAAGATAGAAATTATTACTTGGCAGCACTTGATTTAAAAGCAAGTAAGTCAAAAGCTTTTTGACATACAACTTTTAGACAATCATTACCAGGAGTTTTTGCTGGATTTACTTTAGTTTTAATACAAGCAGCAACTTCTTTATTAATTGTTAGATATATGGGTGATGGAAAAATTAAATTAATAACTTCAATTATTGAGAACTACTTCTTTAGAGGTACGGACTTTACATTTGGAGCAACTATAGCAATTGTTCTTGCATTACTTTTATTTGCAATTATGGGAATTATGAAATTAATTTCAAATAAATTCGAAGTGAAAGGAGCATCAAAAAAATGAAAAAATTCTTCAAATCAAGTTACTTCTTAA